A genomic window from Candidatus Methylacidiphilum fumarolicum includes:
- a CDS encoding MerR family transcriptional regulator — protein sequence MNPKEKTNDQNPLSLSILGSGEGKIRLYSLEALSKETGIDLEIVSLYLHLGLITPWETVHDKLYFNDDAIFLLKQFERLRLEHRMGFQALRSFYRMFKTLQK from the coding sequence ATGAACCCTAAAGAAAAGACAAACGACCAAAATCCTCTCTCCCTTTCCATTCTTGGATCGGGTGAAGGAAAAATAAGACTTTATTCTCTTGAAGCCTTGTCCAAGGAAACAGGCATAGATTTAGAAATTGTTTCTTTATATCTACACCTTGGCTTAATTACTCCTTGGGAAACTGTTCATGATAAGCTTTATTTTAACGATGATGCTATTTTTTTGCTTAAGCAATTTGAAAGATTAAGACTTGAACATAGGATGGGATTTCAAGCTTTACGCAGTTTTTATAGAATGTTCAAGACCCTGCAAAAATAA
- a CDS encoding sugar phosphate isomerase/epimerase family protein: protein MRLGISTSVFCDRPIFEALPLIAKEKFEVVEIWSSPDSQLQYTHFDVRNLKELEELKTQLAAFNLKAISLHSPFYPSFDLSHPDPSIQEESINVTVAAAKALKEIGGEILVVHPSGVEKNQFSELTEENKRLELIRKNIGIIYQYTHKLGVILALETLLPQFLGSNLDFLFHLVSSFPEDVGICFDTGHVLLNHQADIDLQYKKIAKRVVSLHIQDTLGQHDDHLVPGDGIINWQNFIEALEEEKFKGDFLLEINGLSFKDNPEALLQKARLQSLEKIKGKRVKNL from the coding sequence ATGAGACTGGGTATTTCAACAAGTGTCTTTTGCGACCGGCCGATTTTTGAAGCTTTACCTTTAATTGCTAAAGAAAAATTCGAAGTCGTTGAAATTTGGTCTTCTCCAGACTCTCAATTACAATATACCCATTTTGATGTCCGAAATCTCAAAGAACTTGAGGAGCTTAAAACTCAACTTGCAGCCTTTAATTTAAAGGCGATTAGTTTGCACAGTCCCTTTTATCCTTCCTTTGATCTTTCTCATCCAGATCCTTCTATCCAAGAAGAATCTATAAATGTGACTGTAGCTGCGGCTAAGGCATTAAAGGAAATTGGCGGAGAAATTCTTGTGGTGCATCCTTCTGGGGTTGAAAAAAATCAGTTTTCTGAATTAACAGAGGAAAATAAGAGACTTGAGTTGATTAGAAAAAATATTGGAATCATTTATCAATATACCCATAAATTAGGTGTCATTTTAGCTTTAGAAACTTTATTGCCTCAATTCCTTGGATCGAATTTAGACTTTCTCTTTCATCTTGTTTCTTCTTTTCCAGAAGATGTGGGAATTTGTTTCGATACAGGGCATGTTTTATTAAACCATCAAGCAGACATTGATTTACAATATAAAAAAATCGCTAAGAGAGTGGTCTCTTTGCATATTCAGGATACTTTAGGCCAGCATGATGACCATCTTGTCCCTGGGGATGGAATAATCAATTGGCAAAACTTTATTGAGGCTTTGGAAGAAGAAAAATTTAAAGGGGATTTTCTTCTAGAAATTAATGGTTTATCTTTTAAAGATAATCCAGAAGCTTTATTGCAAAAAGCAAGGCTTCAGAGTCTTGAAAAAATAAAGGGGAAAAGAGTAAAGAATCTTTAA
- a CDS encoding 4-alpha-glucanotransferase, which translates to MQPINIDEKRVGLLAPVFSLRRENDLGIGDTKAVLSTIDFCKRMHINYLQILPINETSEDNSPYNALSSIAYDPMLVTMEPDFIPGLSSEDLKFSNLEKERLEGQFIDYKTVKSIKKKLFEKAFYRFIASSHLVKKKEFIHFCKSNQDWLSTYTLFRFLVDENAGDTHWNDWPEEIKTYENAIEWLKRQKDQKWILEKRRFYSFIQWVAHTQWKQVREYADSKNIKLMGDIPYGINRYSSDVWASQELFDCQWSCGAPPETFFQGDEFVKKWGQNWGFPLYRWENHEAESFRWWKRRILQTTKIFHAFRLDHVLGFFRIYAFPWFPEQNNEFLPLSIEEVKLKTGGKLPRFFPGPDEPDASALVNENQGKKILSVILETAKNEIVIAEDLGLVPRYVRPLLQKMGIPGFTIPMFERLSDYSFKPITHYPALSVATYATHDHPPLMLQYNRLCHRAVQDPNSQERRELQRIADFLGWNISELPNHYDSRIHLRFIETLLYSPCWLVVFTISDLLGIELQFNHPGSKPEDNWKDRLEKPIMDYLEEPEFGSKLKKIKQLIDQTKRS; encoded by the coding sequence ATGCAACCAATCAATATAGATGAAAAACGGGTGGGACTTCTTGCCCCGGTCTTTTCATTAAGGAGAGAAAACGATTTGGGAATTGGTGATACCAAAGCAGTGCTTTCCACAATCGATTTTTGTAAGCGGATGCATATAAATTACTTACAAATCCTTCCAATAAATGAGACTAGCGAAGACAATAGCCCCTACAATGCTTTAAGTTCCATTGCTTACGATCCCATGCTCGTTACTATGGAGCCTGATTTTATTCCTGGACTTAGTTCAGAAGATTTAAAATTTTCGAATTTAGAAAAAGAAAGGCTTGAAGGTCAATTTATTGACTATAAGACCGTAAAATCGATCAAAAAAAAACTTTTCGAAAAAGCCTTTTATAGATTCATTGCTTCCTCTCATCTCGTCAAGAAAAAGGAATTTATCCATTTTTGTAAAAGTAACCAAGATTGGCTTTCTACATACACTCTTTTTAGGTTTCTTGTGGATGAAAATGCTGGAGATACACATTGGAACGATTGGCCAGAGGAAATAAAAACTTATGAAAACGCCATCGAATGGCTTAAAAGACAAAAAGATCAAAAGTGGATTTTAGAAAAACGCCGTTTTTATTCCTTTATTCAATGGGTTGCTCACACTCAATGGAAACAAGTAAGAGAATATGCTGATTCCAAAAACATAAAACTGATGGGAGATATTCCCTATGGCATTAACAGATACAGTTCAGATGTATGGGCTAGTCAGGAACTTTTTGATTGTCAATGGAGTTGTGGGGCGCCACCAGAAACTTTTTTCCAAGGAGATGAGTTTGTAAAGAAATGGGGACAAAATTGGGGCTTCCCTTTGTATCGGTGGGAAAATCATGAAGCCGAATCTTTTCGTTGGTGGAAGAGAAGGATCCTCCAAACAACAAAAATTTTCCATGCTTTTCGGCTAGATCATGTTCTTGGATTTTTTCGGATCTATGCTTTTCCTTGGTTCCCAGAGCAAAATAATGAATTTCTTCCGCTCTCTATCGAAGAAGTAAAATTAAAAACTGGAGGAAAGCTTCCACGATTTTTCCCTGGTCCTGATGAACCAGATGCGTCTGCCCTTGTTAATGAAAATCAGGGAAAAAAAATACTAAGTGTGATCCTCGAAACCGCAAAAAATGAAATAGTCATTGCTGAAGATCTTGGTTTAGTCCCTCGATACGTTAGACCTCTTTTACAAAAAATGGGGATTCCGGGTTTTACAATTCCGATGTTCGAAAGGCTTTCTGACTATTCCTTTAAGCCAATAACACACTATCCTGCACTATCGGTCGCCACTTATGCTACCCACGATCATCCTCCTTTGATGCTTCAATACAATCGCCTCTGTCATAGAGCTGTTCAAGATCCTAATAGCCAAGAGAGGAGAGAGCTACAAAGAATTGCTGATTTTCTTGGATGGAATATTTCCGAGCTTCCAAACCATTATGACTCACGAATCCATCTCAGATTTATTGAAACTCTTTTATATTCTCCCTGCTGGCTTGTCGTTTTTACTATTAGCGATCTTTTAGGAATAGAGCTTCAATTCAATCATCCTGGTTCAAAACCTGAAGACAATTGGAAAGATAGATTAGAAAAACCCATAATGGATTATCTCGAAGAACCAGAATTTGGTAGTAAGCTAAAAAAAATCAAGCAACTTATAGATCAAACAAAAAGATCATAA
- a CDS encoding NADP-dependent isocitrate dehydrogenase yields the protein MKKVPITVAYGDGIGPEIMEATLKVLFAAGAELEIETIEIGQKIYMQGNLTGIDPSAWESLKRTKVFLKAPITTPQGGGFKSLNVTFRKAFGLFANVRPCVAYHPFIFTKHPKLDLVIVRENEEDLYSGIEHRQSIDSYQALKVLSFQGTERIIRYAFEYARCFQRKKVSCFTKDNILKITDGMFHKVFERVGQEYPDIEKEHWIIDIGSAKLADSPESFDVIVLANLYGDILSDVAVQIAGSVGLGSSANIGDRYAMFEAIHGSAPRRAGQNVANPSGLLLAAVQMLIHIGQNAVADRVYNAWLRTIEEGIHTYDIFREGVSRKKVGTKEFSDQIIQNLGKEPEVLKPFCSTKFKENPKTNFSIVLPQEKKELVGVDVFVEYSSDPAQLAGHLKDCSESLILESIANRGMSVWPACFEEALLAGPYQCRFIKNKENNSTISHGDVVRLLDRIQKIGLEFTKTELLYTFNGMEGYSRSQGE from the coding sequence ATGAAAAAAGTACCAATTACTGTTGCTTATGGAGATGGCATTGGGCCGGAAATCATGGAGGCCACTTTAAAAGTCCTTTTTGCTGCTGGGGCTGAATTGGAAATTGAGACTATAGAAATTGGTCAAAAAATATATATGCAGGGAAACCTCACAGGGATCGATCCTTCAGCTTGGGAAAGTCTAAAAAGAACAAAAGTTTTTTTAAAGGCACCGATAACGACTCCTCAGGGAGGTGGCTTTAAAAGCTTGAATGTCACCTTTAGAAAAGCTTTTGGTCTTTTTGCAAATGTAAGGCCTTGTGTAGCTTATCATCCTTTTATTTTTACAAAACATCCAAAATTGGACTTAGTTATTGTCAGAGAAAACGAAGAGGATCTTTACAGTGGAATAGAACATAGACAGAGTATTGATTCCTATCAAGCCTTGAAAGTTTTGTCTTTTCAGGGAACCGAAAGAATTATTCGGTATGCTTTTGAATATGCTCGTTGCTTTCAAAGAAAGAAAGTGAGTTGTTTTACAAAGGATAATATCTTAAAAATTACAGATGGGATGTTTCATAAGGTTTTTGAAAGAGTTGGACAAGAATATCCAGATATTGAAAAGGAGCATTGGATTATTGATATTGGTTCAGCTAAACTCGCTGACAGCCCAGAATCCTTTGATGTAATTGTCTTGGCTAATCTCTATGGAGACATTCTATCCGATGTAGCCGTTCAGATTGCAGGATCTGTTGGCCTTGGTTCTTCGGCTAATATTGGTGATAGATATGCTATGTTTGAAGCTATTCATGGTTCTGCGCCTAGGAGAGCCGGACAGAATGTTGCCAATCCTTCTGGGCTTCTTTTGGCCGCTGTTCAAATGCTTATTCACATTGGACAAAATGCGGTTGCTGATCGCGTCTACAATGCTTGGCTTAGGACCATAGAGGAAGGCATTCATACTTATGACATTTTTAGAGAAGGGGTCAGTAGAAAAAAAGTCGGAACAAAAGAATTTTCCGATCAAATTATCCAAAATTTAGGGAAAGAACCGGAGGTCTTAAAACCTTTTTGTTCCACTAAATTTAAAGAAAATCCTAAAACAAATTTTTCTATTGTTCTACCTCAAGAGAAAAAAGAGTTAGTTGGAGTAGATGTTTTTGTTGAATATTCTTCTGATCCTGCTCAATTAGCAGGCCATTTAAAGGACTGTTCTGAATCGCTTATTTTGGAATCGATTGCGAATAGAGGAATGTCAGTATGGCCTGCTTGCTTTGAGGAAGCTTTACTGGCTGGCCCCTATCAATGCCGTTTTATTAAAAATAAAGAAAATAATTCAACCATTTCTCATGGGGATGTTGTTAGACTTTTGGATAGAATCCAGAAAATTGGATTGGAATTCACTAAAACAGAGTTATTGTATACTTTTAATGGAATGGAAGGATATTCTCGTAGCCAGGGAGAATAA
- a CDS encoding class I SAM-dependent methyltransferase, which yields MPFNEYMALHLGHPKYGYYVQGTKKRIGKNGDFFTSVSVGTLFGDFLAMQCIEVWKQLRKTDSLWIIETGAGGGELACDIVDWLDKNESELSKKLSYLFLEPFSYNQLQQQQEINQRIGTTDRFFWISGWEELPILSDFTILIANEFLDSLPVKRISFQKGKWMESHVGINHENKLCFIYQPIKENSKLACMIDELGIPKIEGYTTEIHLEAMEWIKKASAKISSSLFFIIDYGLTKEEYFAPWRSNGTLRCYKNHQIFDNPLLFPADCDITTHLNFSLILKAAEESGLESIGWLNQHHFFMGLLEKMCVRDPLFLVKNPKRESWIRKFFMLSHPHFMGENFKFLLLVKNLPQPLCLSGLKFCRSKSP from the coding sequence ATGCCATTCAACGAGTATATGGCTTTACATTTAGGGCATCCCAAGTACGGCTATTATGTCCAAGGAACAAAAAAACGAATAGGGAAAAACGGAGATTTTTTTACAAGTGTTTCTGTAGGAACTCTATTTGGTGATTTTCTTGCAATGCAATGCATTGAAGTTTGGAAGCAGTTGAGGAAAACGGACTCCCTATGGATTATCGAGACAGGAGCTGGAGGAGGAGAACTGGCCTGTGACATTGTTGATTGGTTGGACAAAAACGAATCGGAATTATCAAAAAAATTGTCCTATCTTTTTCTTGAGCCTTTTTCTTATAACCAACTTCAACAGCAACAAGAGATTAATCAGCGAATCGGCACTACCGACCGTTTCTTTTGGATTAGTGGATGGGAAGAACTTCCCATTCTATCTGATTTTACTATCCTTATCGCCAATGAATTTTTAGACAGCCTGCCAGTTAAACGAATAAGTTTTCAAAAGGGAAAGTGGATGGAGAGCCATGTCGGAATTAATCATGAAAATAAACTTTGCTTTATCTATCAGCCGATTAAGGAAAATAGTAAATTAGCATGTATGATTGACGAGTTAGGCATTCCAAAAATAGAAGGGTACACAACAGAAATTCATCTAGAAGCAATGGAATGGATTAAAAAAGCCAGTGCTAAAATCTCCTCTTCTTTATTTTTCATCATTGATTATGGTTTAACCAAAGAAGAATATTTTGCACCCTGGCGTTCTAATGGCACTCTTCGGTGCTACAAAAACCATCAAATTTTTGACAATCCACTACTTTTTCCTGCCGATTGCGACATTACAACACATCTGAATTTTAGCTTAATTCTTAAAGCCGCTGAAGAAAGCGGTCTCGAATCTATCGGATGGCTAAATCAACATCATTTTTTCATGGGATTGTTAGAAAAAATGTGTGTTAGAGACCCTCTTTTTCTTGTTAAAAATCCAAAAAGAGAAAGCTGGATAAGAAAATTTTTTATGCTTTCTCATCCTCATTTCATGGGAGAAAATTTTAAATTCCTTCTCCTTGTTAAAAACCTTCCCCAACCCCTTTGTTTATCTGGTCTCAAATTTTGTCGTTCTAAAAGTCCCTAA